gaggatgatgtggacaaaatactcatttgcctaataattctgcactccctgtatgtatcCGGGATGGGAATAGAGAAGTCTGAACTTGAGATCAAGTCTCTTCCTCCTTATAACATCCTTAATGACAAACCAGAGCATCAGTGTCACAGTACCTGTTGAAATCTATCAGAATTCATATGCTGCCCATAAtttatgtaaaatatttgtgaaaacttttttttcagtctaGAGAAATTGTGGAAAATTTGGGTGAAAATGCATTAGCCATGGCATAAGCACATCTGACCTAAACATAGTTTTCTTCCATCACATTTTGTATCCTAGTCTGAAAAGCAGGCCCCAGAAAGTCTGCTTCTGTTCATCTGCACAAAGCTTCAACTAAATGAAAGATGAGGGCTGCTTCCAAAATTCTGAAATGGACTGTCACTCAAAAAACCTGACCTATGACCGTGTGGCAACCAAGCAGCAAGaaaccaaaaatatttttatttgttatgtACTCTGCTCTAATTATTAATTACAACATGCTCTCCACATGAAAAACAACAAGAGAGAAGGTGAGGAGAGAGTGAAACTACACAAAGTCCAACAGTGGATAAAAAAGCCACATCGGTCGATCTTTAATTTATAATTATGTCCCAATAACATCAGCAATACTAGAACACAAGAACACTCATGCTCTGATTTAACATGAACCTAAAACCAGCAGCACTTTATATAACTTATAATTATAAACTATTATCAGTTACATTAGTTAAAAAATGACTTAATCCTTGCTTACCTTTGAGGACTCATCTAAAATTTGTCCACCTGGTAAATCATTCTTGCTGCGTGTGAAGGAGCTTGTCTGTGGTTTAATGCAACTTATTTTTTCTCAGTGTGAGAAACTAGTTCCAtctcgctctcgctctctcgctctctctctctctctctgatctTTCTGGGGTTTATTTTAAGGTTTGTAAAAAAAAGTGCCTACAGCAGAGCCCCTTGGCTGCTTTGGCACTGTTATTTAGGACTGATCCTCAAATCTGATGTCTCCTTTTAATCGGCATTTTCACTCCCCAAAACAGCAGCTGCAGATAAACAGAATTTAAATAATAGGCTTTTTCATTAACTTTCAGTGAAAAGATCCACATCACATTCTCAGATATGCATTCACAAACTAACCAGACGTatatttcttctttctggtTGTAACTCGTTAAAGATATTGTAGATCATATGCAGTGTGTGTCTTCATTTACTAATTGTTTGTCATTGGACAGGAAGACCTGTGGTTTCCTGGAGCAGCAACGAGAAGCAGAAATGTAGCACATAATGTTTAAcaactaagaacaggaaacataaGGGGACTAAGCCCAATGAGCTAAATTTATTGGGTTAACTTTATTCGTTTGATAAATTTCATCATGTTTTTGATAGAATGCTTCactgtaattaaaaataaatacatttaaattctGACACATTATAGTGTataagtgtttttctgtttttttttctaaaagcaGGGCAGGTCGTTTCACCCTTTCATAGAGAAGTGTCTCGTGCGCCCCCCGCTGGCCGTTGGCTGAACTGCAGCCACTTTCTGTACAATAACATGAAGGCGCTGCTGGTCGTCTCTGGGTCGACAGAGGGCGCTATCGCGGGTGAATACAGAGACATCGTAACCTTTGAggaagcagcagaagaagaaggaaaagaagacgaagaagaagatTCACTGCTAATAACAAACAGGTGACCTGtcttctctctgtgtgaggCCGTGGGTCATGCAGTGTTCTAACGTGTTCTGGTGAATAAACAGGTCTGTGCGGCTGTTTTCGTTCAGTTTTGTGGtctaaatgttttaaatcagtCTCCATTAACGCCATCTTTAGTTGTAAAATAGCAGCTAGCAGTGAAGCTGCCTCTCCTCTGCACACTGATCTCAGCTGTAGTTTTACAGCACTCTTTGTATTTATGCATGTATATTGTACAAAGTATTTTAGAGTTATATGAATGGCCTCATTTAGAAACACTAAACTAGTTCTGGGTGGTATGATCCAAAATCCGTCAGTTTCACTGTATCATTTCTGCATATGTGGCctttatattatttaaatagacagtcttaataaaataaactcttACAACCAACGCAATAAATAATCCCAACACATCGAGCCCTTCTTTCGGGTGAAGCTGTGATGTTATTTCCTGTTACAGCTGTTTTCAGACACAGTAAAGATCTTGTTCACAAACATTAGTGAAGTGCGGCTTTGAAACAAACTCCATGTAGACTTTTAGAGTTTGTGTCCGTTTGTGTCAGGCTTGTCTTTGGGTAAAATCGCATCTATAACTGAGTAACTCGTTGCCTCACCAGAAGTCTGAAATATGAAGCAGGATTGTGGCTCATCCAGGTAACTTCAGCGTTCAGCCACGGTTGTCAGTGTTACAAAGGTGGTTCATTTCTTTCTCATGTGCATCACCATATGCTGTAGATCTGCTCCAGACGAGGTGGTGATCCAGGTGAACAAGCATGAAATCACTGAAACATAGTGTCAGCCATGTAACCCAAATCCAAATATATATGCAGAAATATAtattaaagaaataattaaatgtgtttttgaatAGAATTAATTGATCAAATTATATCATTATTAATGAAATAGTTCTTACCGATTTGAATCAATTGGCAGTTTTAGGTAATTATTTAAAACTCACATCTTCAACAACACTTTCAGCTTCTAGAGTTCTCTTGTAAAGTGTCCTTGAGTTTCTTGAAAGGTGCTTTACAAATCTAAATTATtatgatttattattcttaacaGCAGCCCTCATTATTCTTCACACTGAACCCTGGTGACAGTACACAGCCACAACATGCTCAACATGTAACTGAATCTTATCCTTCTGTGTCAGCAGGAGTGTGCTGGAGATGAGCTTCACTCTCCGCCTCCTGGTTTCCCACGGCGACTGCTATCACGGACGCCTTTTGCTCGTATGGTCTCAGTTGGTCCGATCGCTGAGCTCTAGTCCTCGAATCAGCCGCAGCCTGCAGGAGAGCTACCGGCTTCTGCAGCTGCCTGACGAGGGCAGCAGCAGTCCTGCGCAGGTGAAAGAGGCCTACCTGCATCTCGCCAAGCTCTACCACCCTGACTCGGGGGCGCCAACCGCAGACGTGGTGCTGTTTGCTCGGGTCGAGGAGGCGTACCGTGCCGTGCTGGCACATCAGAGCAAAGTCAAGCAGCTGAGCAGAGAGAAGGAAGCTGAAGATGAAGATAAGTCCAGAGGTGCAGCACTCCAGCACAGACACTACCTCAGCTACGAGGGCGTGGGCACAGGCACGCCCAGCCAGCGTGAGCGTCAGTACCGGCAGATTCGTGTCGACCGGGCATCCGAGCAGGTTTTAAACTACCGACAGCAGGAGCACGAGAGGGCGGCGGCGGGCGAGGGGGCGCTGGTGGAACGAGACATGCGCCAGCGCAGCCGCAAAATCAAGGTCACCCAGGCGGTGGAGCGGCTCGTGGAGGATCTGATTCAGGAGTCGATGGCCCGCGGAGACTTCAGGAACCTGAGCGGCGCCGGAAAGCCTCTCAACAAGTTCGAGCACAATCCCTACGCCGACCCCATGACCCACAACCTGAACCGCATCCTCATAGACAACGGTTACCAGCCCCCCTGGGTCGTCACGCAGCGTGACATCAGAGAGGCCACCACTCAGATCCGAAGCAGGCTGTTGGACGGGCGGGCCCAGCTCAGTGACCCCGTGACTCCCAGAGAAAGGCGGGAGTGGGAGGAGCTATGCGCGTCAGTGGAGGAGGAGCTAGTCAAACTGAACAAGCTGGTAGACAATTATAACCTGATCGTGCCGATGCTCAGCATGCAGATGGTTCACTTCAGTTTGTCCCGAGAGATCGAGCGCGCCGTGAAAGGAGCTCGCCAACGCCGACTGCAGCAGCAaacggagagagagagggagcgcgagaggaggaaggaggagaagAAACGAGCCAACGCCGCAGCGatgacaaagaacagaaaacacgGACTCGTGTCGTGGATGCAGAATTTGctccaataaaaaaacaaacacaattgtgttttttaaattaaccagCACGAAAGGCCGGCCCGAAAGCACTGAAGCTTCATCTGAGTTATTAAATTATTACAGTAATTTCAGTGGTCACCAGGACATAAACACTGCATGTGCACGATCACAGGTCAAATCAGCTGACTCTGCCCAAAACAAGGatttaaaaatctttatttctCCCTGGA
This sequence is a window from Oreochromis aureus strain Israel breed Guangdong linkage group 11, ZZ_aureus, whole genome shotgun sequence. Protein-coding genes within it:
- the dnajc28 gene encoding dnaJ homolog subfamily C member 28 isoform X1, whose product is MKALLVVSGSTEGAIAGEYRDIVTFEEAAEEEGKEDEEEDSLLITNRSVLEMSFTLRLLVSHGDCYHGRLLLVWSQLVRSLSSSPRISRSLQESYRLLQLPDEGSSSPAQVKEAYLHLAKLYHPDSGAPTADVVLFARVEEAYRAVLAHQSKVKQLSREKEAEDEDKSRGAALQHRHYLSYEGVGTGTPSQRERQYRQIRVDRASEQVLNYRQQEHERAAAGEGALVERDMRQRSRKIKVTQAVERLVEDLIQESMARGDFRNLSGAGKPLNKFEHNPYADPMTHNLNRILIDNGYQPPWVVTQRDIREATTQIRSRLLDGRAQLSDPVTPRERREWEELCASVEEELVKLNKLVDNYNLIVPMLSMQMVHFSLSREIERAVKGARQRRLQQQTERERERERRKEEKKRANAAAMTKNRKHGLVSWMQNLLQ
- the dnajc28 gene encoding dnaJ homolog subfamily C member 28 isoform X2, which codes for MSFTLRLLVSHGDCYHGRLLLVWSQLVRSLSSSPRISRSLQESYRLLQLPDEGSSSPAQVKEAYLHLAKLYHPDSGAPTADVVLFARVEEAYRAVLAHQSKVKQLSREKEAEDEDKSRGAALQHRHYLSYEGVGTGTPSQRERQYRQIRVDRASEQVLNYRQQEHERAAAGEGALVERDMRQRSRKIKVTQAVERLVEDLIQESMARGDFRNLSGAGKPLNKFEHNPYADPMTHNLNRILIDNGYQPPWVVTQRDIREATTQIRSRLLDGRAQLSDPVTPRERREWEELCASVEEELVKLNKLVDNYNLIVPMLSMQMVHFSLSREIERAVKGARQRRLQQQTERERERERRKEEKKRANAAAMTKNRKHGLVSWMQNLLQ